Below is a genomic region from Paenibacillus rhizovicinus.
CAAGAACGCGCTGCAGGAACAGCTGGTCAGCAGGCGGAACGGCCGATTCGTCATTCCCGTCAAGAGAGATCTGCGCAAACAAGTCCCGGGCACGGTGTGGGATGAGTCGGCCAGCGGTCAAACCTTGTTCGTCGAGCCTGCCGACGTTTCGGACCTGCAAGGGGAGCTGCAGCTGTGGAAGAGCGAAGAAGATCGCGAGCGGATGCAGATTCTATCGCGCCTCTCGGACGAAGCGGAGACGTACGGCGCCGAGTTCCGATGGAACGTGGAAGCGATGGCTTTGTTCGATTTTATTTTCGCCCGGGGCAAGCTTGGACGCACGTACCGCGGCAGCGCGCCAACGGTCACGGATCGTCCGTTCGTCCGCTTAAACGGCGCTCGCCATCCGCTGCTCGGAGAGAAGGCAGTGCCGCTCACTGTCGAAATCGGCGGCGACTGGAGACAGCTCATCATAACGGGGCCCAATACGGGCGGCAAAACCGTCGCGCTCAAGACGATCGGCCTATTCGCCTTGATGTGTCAATCGGGCCTGTTGCTCCCGGCAGAGAAAGGGACGGAACTCGGGCTATTCGAGACCGTACTCGCGGATGTCGGCGACGGGCAAAGCATCGAACAGTCGCTCAGCACCTTCTCCGCGCATATGGAGAGCTTGAGCGGGATGCTTCGCAAGGCGAACGGGCGCTCGCTGCTTCTGCTAGACGAGCTGGCCGCGGGCACGGATCCCGGCGAAGGCATCGCCTTGTCCATCGCGGTGCTGGAAGAGCTGCTGAAGCGCGGCTCGCTGGTAGCGGCGACGACGCATTTTAACGAGATTAAACGTTTCGCGGCTGTCATGAACGGCTGCACGAACGCGCGGATGGCCTTCGATGCCGAGACGCTGAAGCCGATCTATCGCTTGGAAATCGGCGAAGCCGGCGACAGCTATGCGTTCGCCATAGCCAGACGGTTCGGATTGCCGGAGAGCGTAGTCGAACGCGCGGAACAGCGAGTTCGGCAGACGGCGGCGGCACCGGCGGCTGGAGAAGGCCGGTTCGAACCGATCATCGATAAGCAGGCGAGCGAGATCACGACCACGGTAGCAGAGCGGAAAATCAAACAAGCGAAGAACACGGCGAACTCTGAATCTTCACCTTCAACTTCAATTGCGCCTTCACCTTCACCTGAGGTGGCCGCGCAAACAGACAGCAAGAAGCGCCCTTTCGAAGTCGGAGATTGCGTCTGGATTTACCCGTTGAAACGAACGGGCATCGTCTACAGCGCAGCCGACGAGCGCGGCGATGTCGTCGTCCAAGTGCAGAAGACGAAAATGAGCTTCAACCGGAAACGGCTATCGCTCTATATTCCGCACACGGAGCTGTATCCGGGAGGAGGGTATGATATGGATATCGTTTTCGAGTCGAAAGAAAACCGGAAGAAGCGCAAGCTGATGGGGCGGAAATACGCGCCAGGCATCACGATCGTCACGCCGCCGGAGGAGAAATAACGCTGACTCGGAGAAAAGTCCGGCCTGTTTACGCAACTTCCGCTTGAAGTATGAGGCGGCCGCGGATAAAATAGGAAAGGATTTAGAATAGTGCGGAGCTGGCGGAGGCAACATGAGATGAATGCAGCGATGGATATGGACATTTTTACAGTTTTCAGCATTATCGGCACGATAGCGTTCGCAGTGAGCGGCGCGATCGTGGCGATGGAGGAAGAGTACGATATATTAGGCGTATACGTGCTCGGACTCGTCACCGCCTTTGGCGGAGGGGTTATTCGCAATCTCTTAATCGGCGTGCCGATTCCGACGATCTGGACACAGGGCATGCTGCTTAAGACAGCGGTCATCGCGATGACGATCGCGTTCATTCTTCCTTTGCGCTGGATCAAGACTTGGAAGAAGAGCGAAGCGTTCTTCGACGCGATCGGCCTATCGGCGTTTGCCATTCAAGGCGCGTTGTATGCGACGGGCAAATATCCGCTCAGTGCGGTAATCGTTGCAGCCATGCTGACCGGAATCGGCGGCGGGATGATTCGTGACGTGCTGGCGGGCCGGAAGCCCCTGGTGCTCCGTGATGAGATTTACGCGGTTTGGGCAATGAGCGCGGGTGCGACGATCGGGCTAGGGTGGTTCAAATCACCGGTCGAATTGCTCGTCTTGTTCGTCATCGTCATCGTGTTCCGCATGCTGTCCGTCCACTACGGCTGGCGTCTGCCGCGCAGATCGCTCAAGTACGCGCTCTCGCAGTCGGTCTTCGAAGACGAGAATCGGGCGGCAGCCGCCAAGAAGGAGCAAAAGGAAGGGGAACGGCAATGATTCGGGTTTTATTTGTTTGTCTGGGCAATATATGCCGTTCGCCGATGGCGGAAGCGGTGTTTCGCTTTCGATTGAAGGAACTGGGGCTGGAAGAGCGGATCGAAACGGATTCCGCCGGCACGGGCGATTGGCATTTGTGCAAGCCGCCCCACGAGGGAACGCGCGCCCTGCTGGATAGTCACGGCATCTCGTATGAGGGCATTCGCGCAAGACAGGTGCTGCTGGACGATTTTAACCATTTCGACTATATCGTCTGCATGGATAGCAATAATGAGCGCGACGTTAGGGAAGTGTTCGGAAGCAAGGCGGACGGGAACACGAAGGTGTTCAAGTTCATGGATTTGCTGCCGGAGCAAGAGAGCGACGACGTACCGGATCCGTATTATACCGGCAATTTCGAAGAGGTGTATGCGCTGGTGGCGGAGGGCTGCGATAATCTCCTGGTCAGAATCCGGGATGAGCATCCCGATCAAGTCTGAAGCGACAGCCAAGGGTAGGTTCTCCAATTACACTTAACAAGCAATTTTAAAACACGCTAACACGAAAAGCACAAAAAAGAAACCGTAAGTCCCCCGAGCGGGAACTTACGGTTTTTCTTGTGCTCGGCCCGCTCTGATCAACTCTCGGCACGCAGGAAGCTGCGAAGCGCTTCTGGAATATACTGCTGCCAGAACCCCCAGACATGATCGCCGTTATGTTCGCCGTACATCGTCGATGCGCCTTTGCTTTCCAGAATCCTGCGCATTTCTCGGTTCATGGCAACGAAATCGAAGACGCCGCGGTCGGATTTGAAGGCGGTCTCCTGCAGGCCGACGATCATATAGAGCGAGAGCTCGCTCAGATCGCCCGCCGCTTCGGCGATTTTTCGCGAAGCGGGATAAAAGGCCCCCGACAAGGCAATAATTTGATGGAACAATTTGGGGAAAGCGAGCGCGATGTGGAAGCTGACCGATCCGCCAAGGGAATCGCCCGCCAGAATGCGAGATTCGGACTCGCGGCGGATCGGATATTTGCCCTCGACGAATGGAATCAGTTCTTCGCCGAAGAAGGACACGTACGCCGCATGGCGTTCGCCGTCCGGCGCGTATTCCGCTGTCCGGTGATTAAGGTCAACATCGACCCCGACGATGATGAAGGGCTCGATTCCTTCGTCGAGAATAAGCTGATTCGCGATCGTCGCGATGCGCCCGAAGTTGAAGAACTGCTCGCCGTCCTGGCAGTATACGACGGGGTAACTCAGAAGCTCGTTATAGCCCGGCGGCAGAAAAACGCGCAGGTTGCGGGAGCCCTCGGGCAAAAAGTTGCTCGTGACGACTTCCTTCACGATCGTTCTTTTTAAATAGCGTTCATCCGTCATGTGATGAAATCTCCTTTCGATTGCATGGATTACGAGTCAATTGGGTAAACAAAAGGGAGGCCATTTCAGCAATTTTTATCGCATTTCCATGAAATACATGTAGGGGTAAGTTTATCCTTATCCAAGCCTGGATTTCCTCGGAATGAGACGAGCCGTGCCGCATGAATGCAGGCGTTCGCCGTTTTTACCTTGCTGTTGTATTATGCTGTACTATGAATAAATAATATCTGTTACATATACAATTTAGCAGGTTTATAGATAAAAAATTGCCGAGTTCAGCGGTTTTTATTACTTTATGCTTTGACCATATCGGTTAAACAGGTTTATAATCATTCTATAACAGAGCTACTCGTTTTTTCAAATATTCAACTGAGGTGAACAATATGAGCAAGCTGCCTTACGAAGTTCATTCGGAACCGGTAACACCGCTTTCCGTCTTGTCTCCTGAAGGAGAAGTCATTAACGAGGCTTACATGCCGAATTTGACTGACGAGCAATTGAAAGAAATTATGTACCGCATGGTCTTTACCCGCACGTGGGATGAGCGTGCAGTTAACCTGGGTCGTCAAGGCCGTCTTGGTTTCTACGCGCCGGTATCCGGTCAAGAAGCTTCCATGGTCGGCAGCGAGTACGCCCTGAACAAGGATGATTTCGTCTGCCCGGGCTACCGCGACATGCCGCAAATCGTATGGCACGGTCTTCCGCTTTACCAAGCATTCCTGTACTCCCGCGGTCATCAGCACGGCGGTCAAGTTCCGGAAGGCGTTCATGTTCTTATGCCGCAAATCATCATCGGCGCTCAAATCCTGCACGCGACCGGCGTAGCGATGGCCTTCAAGAAAAAAGGCGAGAAGCGCGTTGCGATCACGTATACGGGCGACGGCGGTTCCTCCGAGGGCGATTTCTACGAAGGCTTGAACTTCGCAGGCGCATTCAAACTGCCGGTTATCTACGTCGTACAAAATAACGGTTATGCCATCACGACTCCTTTCGCGAAACAAACGGCAGCGCAATCCATTGCGCACAAAGCGCTAGCGGCCGGCGTTCGCGGCGTGCAAGTCGACGGCATGGACGTTCTTGCCGTTATCAAAGCCGTATCCGAAGCTGCGGAACGCGGCCGTAACGGCGAAGGCGCGACTTTGATCGAGATGATCACATACCGTTTCCGTCCGCACTCCATGGCGGATGACACGTCGAAATACCGTACGAAGGACGAAGAAGGCGAATGGGGTCTGAAAGATCCGCTTACTCGTTTCGGCAAATTCCTCGAGAAGAAAGGCCTGTGGACGGAAGAAGACACGGCCCGCGTGAAAGAGGAAGCGAAAGCGACTGTCAACGAAAACATCAAAAAAGCGGAAGCGACCGAAAAAATGACGGTTGGCGGTTTGATCGATTCCATGTTCGAAACGACGCCTGCTCATTTGGAAGCGCAAAAAGCCGATTTTCAATAATGGGATGCTTATATAGAAGCTAGCTTAAGGAGGAACTCGCGACAATGGCTCAAATGAATATGAAAGAAGCGATCCGCGATGCAATGCGCGTGGAGCTTAAGAACGATCCGAACGTAATCGTCTTCGGTGAAGACGTCGGTAAAGTCGGCGGCGTATTCCGTGCTACGGAAGGCCTGCAAGGAGAATTCGGCGAAGAGCGCGTATTCGATACGCCGCTTGCGGAATCCGCAATCGCAGGTATGGCGGTCGGCATGGGGATTCAAGGCTTCCGTCCAGTAGCGGAAATTCAATTCGTCGGCTTC
It encodes:
- a CDS encoding endonuclease MutS2 translates to MNQTTMKALEFHKIKSMLVSFTVSEAGKALAERLEPSSHFKQVTAWLNETEEAAALLATGASVPLSAMEGIGPFMALLGKGKIYTEQELGQLAAWLTAVSQMKRYMDSKRATAPTISGYADSMQDCPELVKELARCIRHGVLTDQASPELADIRRHIAAAEDRIERKINQLLGKYKNALQEQLVSRRNGRFVIPVKRDLRKQVPGTVWDESASGQTLFVEPADVSDLQGELQLWKSEEDRERMQILSRLSDEAETYGAEFRWNVEAMALFDFIFARGKLGRTYRGSAPTVTDRPFVRLNGARHPLLGEKAVPLTVEIGGDWRQLIITGPNTGGKTVALKTIGLFALMCQSGLLLPAEKGTELGLFETVLADVGDGQSIEQSLSTFSAHMESLSGMLRKANGRSLLLLDELAAGTDPGEGIALSIAVLEELLKRGSLVAATTHFNEIKRFAAVMNGCTNARMAFDAETLKPIYRLEIGEAGDSYAFAIARRFGLPESVVERAEQRVRQTAAAPAAGEGRFEPIIDKQASEITTTVAERKIKQAKNTANSESSPSTSIAPSPSPEVAAQTDSKKRPFEVGDCVWIYPLKRTGIVYSAADERGDVVVQVQKTKMSFNRKRLSLYIPHTELYPGGGYDMDIVFESKENRKKRKLMGRKYAPGITIVTPPEEK
- a CDS encoding trimeric intracellular cation channel family protein, translating into MDMDIFTVFSIIGTIAFAVSGAIVAMEEEYDILGVYVLGLVTAFGGGVIRNLLIGVPIPTIWTQGMLLKTAVIAMTIAFILPLRWIKTWKKSEAFFDAIGLSAFAIQGALYATGKYPLSAVIVAAMLTGIGGGMIRDVLAGRKPLVLRDEIYAVWAMSAGATIGLGWFKSPVELLVLFVIVIVFRMLSVHYGWRLPRRSLKYALSQSVFEDENRAAAAKKEQKEGERQ
- a CDS encoding low molecular weight protein-tyrosine-phosphatase; translated protein: MIRVLFVCLGNICRSPMAEAVFRFRLKELGLEERIETDSAGTGDWHLCKPPHEGTRALLDSHGISYEGIRARQVLLDDFNHFDYIVCMDSNNERDVREVFGSKADGNTKVFKFMDLLPEQESDDVPDPYYTGNFEEVYALVAEGCDNLLVRIRDEHPDQV
- a CDS encoding alpha/beta hydrolase, translated to MTDERYLKRTIVKEVVTSNFLPEGSRNLRVFLPPGYNELLSYPVVYCQDGEQFFNFGRIATIANQLILDEGIEPFIIVGVDVDLNHRTAEYAPDGERHAAYVSFFGEELIPFVEGKYPIRRESESRILAGDSLGGSVSFHIALAFPKLFHQIIALSGAFYPASRKIAEAAGDLSELSLYMIVGLQETAFKSDRGVFDFVAMNREMRRILESKGASTMYGEHNGDHVWGFWQQYIPEALRSFLRAES
- the pdhA gene encoding pyruvate dehydrogenase (acetyl-transferring) E1 component subunit alpha; the encoded protein is MSKLPYEVHSEPVTPLSVLSPEGEVINEAYMPNLTDEQLKEIMYRMVFTRTWDERAVNLGRQGRLGFYAPVSGQEASMVGSEYALNKDDFVCPGYRDMPQIVWHGLPLYQAFLYSRGHQHGGQVPEGVHVLMPQIIIGAQILHATGVAMAFKKKGEKRVAITYTGDGGSSEGDFYEGLNFAGAFKLPVIYVVQNNGYAITTPFAKQTAAQSIAHKALAAGVRGVQVDGMDVLAVIKAVSEAAERGRNGEGATLIEMITYRFRPHSMADDTSKYRTKDEEGEWGLKDPLTRFGKFLEKKGLWTEEDTARVKEEAKATVNENIKKAEATEKMTVGGLIDSMFETTPAHLEAQKADFQ